In Indicator indicator isolate 239-I01 chromosome 7, UM_Iind_1.1, whole genome shotgun sequence, the sequence TCCAAACAACTTTGAATTTAATCTATCTCTTGTGGTCATGAAACAAACAATGTGTTCATCATAGGCTTGACCCAGCACATCACTTTACATCTGTATGCATGTTAAAGACACATTTAGCAACACATTTGTCAATGTATTTTCTGATGCATACCATTTTCCCCTCTCAGAAAAAGCCCACTAAAACAAATCAGAGTGATCATGGAGGCACACAAATCAAAACTGGTAAGTTTCCCAGGCTCTGTGGCATCTCAGTTTATGTCTAAGGCTGAAATCCCAAAATATAGACTGTGTGCAAGACCCACAAGTAAATTAAATAGTTTTCTTCAGAGGATCTGCCTCCAGAATTGCATGAAATGCTGCCTTCGTAGGCAGATGAGAAGGAATAACATTGCTTCTGAGTGTTCATATTCAGTCAGCATGGAATCATTGAGACTTTTGCAGCTTCTACCTCCTGTTCCTGTCTGGGAACTGTTGTTACAAGACAGGAAGCAGGGCTACTTAGCAGTGGCACAAAGAGGTGAATTTAAAAGGCCCTGTGACTACAGCGACCACGCTGAATGAATACGCACAAACTCATGTCAAGCACAAGTTAAGTTCACACCAAGACTTCAACAAACTGCTGGATTTTAGGGCCTCAGAAGTCATGGTATCAGTTCAGGTGGTAACTAGCTTATCCATATGAGAAGTTAACCACCTTGGCCTCAAATTCTGTTTTACTGCTGGGTTACATGAATTAAATGGTAATGCCATGGGTTTGCAAAGATATGTGAAGTGTAGTTGGTACAGGGCAAAAGTTAAACCACTCGCAAAAAGTATCTTTTTATCTAAAGCGCAGCTTTAACTTAATTCTctgtttttcatattttataGTATGGACAGATTGATCTGAATTTTTGTATGAAACATTTCAAACTAGGAGCAGCTTTATTTCCACAATTTGAAAAGAAGGCAGTCAGCTGTATGAAGATacagaaatgtaattttaaaaaacgGTTTATCAGACACTGCCACTTTTCCTGCTTGTGTAATTCAAAAAGGATCTcagtaaaaaaaatttaatttggCAATCCATTAACATAGATTTGATGCTCTCTCTGTTCATCTCTTGATGTCTCACCCctttcagaaaaatgaaaataactcATGGTAAAAGAGTGGCTGTTCCCTTTTGTTTGTCCAGTATATTGGCAACTACTGAAGCCCAGGAAACGCTACTGAAGCCCTGGAAAAGCTACTGAAGCTCTGCTGACTCATGGTAGCAGAGAAGTTACTCATTAACTCCATAATTAggatggaggagagaagacaaaaaagGTAAAACCAGAGAATAGGCAAAGTTGATATACTAAAGGCTCAGACTGAGTTGATACACTAAACAGCACCATCTTTTCAGGAGAAAGAATTTGGATGTTACCTGAAGCTTTACATACTGTGTTTGAAACAGGTGAAGATTAAGACACTATTTCATGCCATCTAAGTTTGGGAACCTGAGTTATTTCAATAGTTTATTTGTCACAGGCATCCTCTATTGTCAGCAGAGGAAGAACAGCAATTCCAAGAGGCAAACTGGCTTACTGAAGGTCTGAATTGTTTTCTGATGCTACCAGTCCTGCTCCATCAAGTACAGAGAGACCCCAGTGCAGTGATGGAAAACCTGTAACAGGCACACCAGAACTGGGATGTGACACTCCTGTCAGCAGAACAGCTCCCCAGACTACCATAGCACCCACTTCAGACTGCAGTTTGTCACTGGCTCCTCAACTCTACAGATGATATTTGAGAGCCAGAAACAAGCTGTAGTAGAGAATGGGAGATAGTGACAGAGATTAATAGAAGAATTAACCCTCTCCCTCTTCACAAATCTGACCCAAAGGGGAGAATTTTCTCAGGCTATGCCTTGATGTAGGTATGTGTTCCTGACTCCTGACATGAAAGATGTTCATAGTTGTTAGCCAGGGGTGACTGTGCTCCTAATTTAGGCAATGTAGAAAGGTTTGTTAATACCAATGGGATTACTGTAAAACTCAAGTCATTCACAGAGAAAGTACTAGGCAATGCTGGCATTCTAATGCATCGAAAAATTCAGGTTTCACCTTATTTTAAGTTCTTCTATGCTCACAGCAGTGAACAATAAGGGGAAAGTCAAAGCACATTATTCCAAAGGGCAAGGATTCTGcctcaaaaaggaaaagcagttcTTAGCGCTGTCTGATTGCATTTGAAGGATTGTAATCTGGACTCCTCTTTAGTGAGCAGCACACTACTCTTCAGGCTCCAGTTTACTCTTGTGCAACAAAGAGCCATGGTTTTTCACTTCTCCACTATCACCCCTGATCACAGATTTTTTGGTGAAGGAAGACTGCCAGCATGGTGCATTGGCTGTAGTGCCATCTTACCTTTGCTCTGCCCAGGTGAGAGGATGTGTCTTTTCTCTACAGcatgaagggaagaagggaagggtgaggaaagagaaaaaggcttTTTGTGTGGTAGATAAGGACTGCCCAGAGTcacaaacctaaaaaaaaaaaacctctgtatGTGGTGCTTGTACCACCATATAAAAGCATGCCTTTGTCATCAGTTACAGTAAAAACAATTCACCTCTTTAAGGCACTACACCAAAGTGCTCAGTCCCCATATTGAAAAGGTTATGGAAGCCTATGTTTGAAGTGTTACTGTTGTGAAACAAAGTGACAGCAAGTTGGGAAATAAATGAGCACAATACTCTCTTCTAACTGCCTGATACTGTGCCTtttaacagagaagaaaaaagcaaaaaggcaaaatgtcagctccaaaacatttttcatgttgTAAAATATAGTGTCCTCACTGAAATGATTCAGAAGAGACATACTGAGGGGGTTGATACTTCACTGAAAAATCATAGCCTTTTTGCAAAAAGCCCATGTGAACACGCATCTAATGCAGTAACagggtaaataaaaaaaaaccctgggaTCGAAAATTTGTATCTATGTTCTACAAATGCCATGCTAGCTCTTCAGACAAAAGTCTTAGTAAGGCATGCTGAGCTATTAACTTCAGCGATGTAAAACagctttcagaagcagcagaagaggctAAGAGGATTTGATATGTCAGCACAAGTCACTAGTTGACACTGAAGCTGACCATTCCGCTCCTATTAGTCACTCAGAACAATCACTCTTTTCCCAGCAGAGGTTTCTCATTTACAAGATAAAAGGAAGACGTTTCTGCACATGCCCGTGATATTCCTCACCACTGGAGGCAGCTTTGCATACGGCTGCATTCTGCGAAACCAAAGCAACAGTCGGACAGAGCTCCCAGAATGATAGCACGCAGAAGTGAGCGGAGCTTGTTCACTGCACAGGCTTCTGAAACCTTCTACGCTCCAAAGCAGCTTCCTGGCTGGATCGGGTACTAAGTAAGGGAATTGCTGTGCTATGGAATACAGATGTGTGACTTCAGATAGCTGAACGGTGCTTAGAAGAATCTAACATGCTTTCCTATATAGAGGAATTTTAAAAGCCAGGTTCCTAACTATAAAGATGCAAAAACATAATATCCATGAAGATCCTATTACCTAGGAAGAATTTGACATTTTGCTGCGAATGCTGTGTTGGGATTGATTCATTCTTGGAGTGTTCTGCATGGCTGGCAAAGAATAATGTTCCAAAATCGGTCCATCTCCCAAGGGGTCCAATTTTTCTTCCTGGGTGTCAGCGAGCCCTGACTCACTACAGTGCAGCTGACAGGGGCTGCCATGCTTGTGGCACGCTaagcaaaaaacaaaagacCTAAGGACGACCTTTGAACAACACAGAGGATGGGTAtgtttttcctgttattttttaatgtatagtTCATAGTCACTGCATAGCCTGTGCTTTAATTACTCCTTAGACTTACCTTGATGTGATTTGTTATTACAATTAAATTGCCTAGGGATTACACCTCTTACCCAGCTGTTTTTCAGTATTTAtataaacactttaaaaaaaaaaaaaaagaaagaaagaaaagaaaagaaaactgtgaAAAACAGTCGAGTAGAGATAGGGATTTTTAAATGGTTGTTGAAATAAAAGATTCTAGCATGATTGAAAGAAAATGACTGATGTGTGGGGGGATAACTTTTCTAAGTTGTTTTTATTTCCAGGTTTCAATGTAATTAGGCTACTGAGCGGATCAGCTGTAGCTCTGGTAATAGCCCCTACTGTATTACTGACAATGCTTTCTTCTGCTGAACGAGGATGCCCTAAGGGCTGTAGGTGTGAAGGCAAAATGGTATATTGTGAATCTCAGAAATTGCAGGAGATTCCCTCAAGTATATCTGCTGGTTGTTTAGGTTTGTCCCTTCGATATAACAGCCTCCAAAAACTAAAATACAATCAATTTAAAGGTCTTAATCAACTCACCTGGCTCTATTTAGACCATAACCACATCAGCAATATTGATGAAAATGCTTTCAGTGGAATACGCAGACTAAAAGAGTTGATCCTGAGTTCCAACAGAATCTCCTATTTTCTTAATAATACCTTCAGACCTGTGACAAACCTCCGGAATTTGGATCTGTCATACAATCAGCTGCAGTCTCTGGGATCTGAACAGTTCAGGGGCTTAAGGAAGCTGCTGAGTTTACATTTGAGGTCCAATTCCCTAAGAACAATCCCTGTTCGAATATTTCAAGATTGTAGGAACCTTGAACTGTTGGACCTGGGTTATAATCGCATCCGAAGTTTAGCAAGGAATGTCTTTGCAGGCATGATCAGACTGAAAGAGCTTCATCTGGAGCACAATCAATTTTCTAAGCTCAACCTGGCACTTTTTCCAAGGCTAGTTAGCCTTCAAAACCTTTACTTACAGTGGAATAAAATCAGTGTGATAGGACAAACTATGTCCTGGACCTGGAGCTCATTACAAAGACTTGATTTATCTGGCAATGAAATAGAGGCTTTCAGTGGACCTAGTGTTTTTCAGTGTGTGCCCAATTTACAGCGCCTCAACCTGGATTCAAACAAGCTCACGTTTATTGGTCAAGAAATTTTGGATTCTTGGATATCCCTCAATGACATCAGCCTTGCTGGGAATATATGGGAATGCAGCAGAAACATTTGCTCTCTGGTAAACTGGCTTAAAAGTTTTAAAGGGCTGAGGGAAAATACAATTATTTGTGCCAGCCCCAAAGAGCTGCAAGGAGTGAATGTTATTGATGCAGTGAAAAATTACAGCATCTGTGGCAAAAGCACCACAGAAAGGTTCGAATTAGCACGAGCTCTCCCAAAGCCTACATTTAAACCGAAACTCACCAGGCCTAAACATGACAGCAAGCCCCCTCTGCCCCCAACTATTGGAGCCACTGAATCAAGCTCTGAACCTGAGCACGACACAGAACACATCTCCTTCCATAAAATCATAGCAGGCAGCGTGGCCCTTTTCTTGTCTGTGCTTGTGATCCTGCTGGTAATCTATGTGTCATGGAAGCGTTACCCAGCCAGcatgaagcagctgcagcagcgcTCTCTCATGCgaaggcaaaggaaaaagaaaagacagtCGCTGAAGCAAATGACTCCAAGCACACAGGAATTTTATGTAGATTACAAACCTACCAACACTGAAACCAGTGAGATGCTGCTGAATGGAACAGGACCCTGCACGTATAACAAATCAGGCTCCAGGGAATGCGAGGTATGAACCATTGTGATAAAAGAGCTTTTAAAAGCTGGGAAATAGTGGTGCTTTATTGAACTCTAGGGACTATAAAGGGAACGTTTTTCTCACTTTTCTGGCACAGCTCTTCCATGTCTCTGTTTTGTACATTCATAATACTGGTCATTTTACTCTCATACATAATCAACCCATTGAAATTTAAATACCACAATCAATGTGAAGCCTGAGCTCTGGTTTAATACAACACCTATTGTACAAACCCTCTACCAAGTTCATTAAAGTCTCTTGGTTTTAAACAGAAAACTGCTTTCATAAGTAATCCACTGCACATGCAGCAACTGAGCCTCTGTTTAGGGAGAAAAATTAcaacaatgcaaaaaaaaaatcaaacccattTTGCTCCCCTCTTGCTTTGAAACTCACTTTTTGAGCCAGGTACTACCCAGGTACTGTAGTATCGCATGAATTCTGAGTTATCTGAGGAGACAGATGGTGCAGGAACAGCTCTGTCTGAATGTCTGAtttctgcccagcacagaaTAAGCCAGTAGGCATTTAGTACACTGTCTTAGGATGTGAGGTATCACACCAAAAGCAAGGCAGAGGGCAACCTAGGcttaataaaacattttaaattaaaaaggtaCAATGAGATTTACTGTACTGCATTATAACACAGAGTTTCTAAGGCTGATAACTATTAATTGAAACCTGTTTATGTCACTTCATACAAAAGGTGCCAGTGTTTATCCCTTACATCCAAAGTTGCCTTTCAGAAAGTAGTCAAAAGGCATTCATTAAATGAGGAGCAGAAATTCCTTATTGATGCAATTAGAGGAACTCAAACGTGCAGCACCAAAAGCAAGATCACTTCCTGCACACATTTGTTTCAGCTAGAAATTCCCTTTTCAAGACTGTCAAAGACATTAATGTAGCTGAGGAAATCATTAAATCTGtcattttcttctatttctttttatttgctggGCTGGGCTTGTTAGGGTTTTGTGATGTATTTTGCACACAGTCCCTCTAATAAGTAAATAAAGCTTCATTACTTACAAAGCCAAACAGTCTACATTTGAGAAATACAATTGTAAAGAGCTTTCAGAGAAATTTGATTACTCACTGACCTGAGAAGAGTACATCTAAAAATCCTTAAAGAAATCAGTGGCAAATCATTTTCTCTCTTAGCAAAATTCATTACAAGAATTCACAGATATTGTTTTTCATGTAGTCATTGATCACTTGTTCTGGACAAAATACATATTTGCAGCCCAGCTaccccctgccctccctctccttcagctgtgggtttttgttggttgcaAGAGAACAGAACATCACCTACGCTGCCAAACACATCATACCTCCTATATTGATTATCAGGAAGGGATGGGGGTAGGAGAGGTGTTTCATTCTTGAAATAATACAGCAGCATCTATATAGAAGCAAGTCAGTAATTTCATTATCTTTATTTTGTAACTTGATTTGGCTTAGTAAACTGAACGTCTTCAATCACTTGGGAAGGAATGTTTCTACAAAGCAGTTTCACTGCAGCAGAttacaaaaagcaaaaccttAGTAGAAAGTTCTGAatttttactggaaaaaaagCCTGATCACAGCCCATCACCTTGAAATATGGtagacaaaatgaaaacaaacctaGAAAGCATCTCTTAAAAAGAACCAATACATTTGAAGGGAGgttgttttgatatttttttcatagaatgaaACCATTCTCAAGTACTGTAGTGAGGAAATATCTGGAAGTAGAAGCTTGAGACTGTACTGAGCCCTACTACACTGAGACCCCATTTCACTGAGTACAGAGAGGATCCCACACAATTAATAACACAAGCGCTTGAGATGCTTTAGCAGCACCCAACAGACTGTGATTTTTAATGTGAGTTGTACCTTGAAAGTTGCTATTAAAAAGTCAATACATGCTGAATTATCTTAGCTGTTAGGGGATTCAGTTTTCTACCACCTGCTCTTGGTTATCTCTGTACTGAAAGATTAGAGTTTGCTGTAAACTTCACATTAAGAACCATTGCTGTAGTTCTGCAGGTTTTAATGTCTGCAGTAGTGACTAAAGTCATAGGCTTAGTCACTACCATGCCTTTAGTTAAAGGCATAGTCATAGTTTATAGGCTTCCTTTTATGTTTCTTTAAAGTCTTGTTCTAACAATAACAACAGTCAGAAAGAACCAATGAATAAACTCCTGTAAAACTACTGCTAGCTCCCTTTGACAAATATTTCATTATgggcatgaaaaagaaaataaggccAGAATGTCATTAACCATAGATGGGTAACAAAACTCATTATGAAAATTCAGCATGTCTATATTCAGGCACAGACATGCTCAGATAACTAATGAATTTATTGGCTGAAAAACTACAGATTCCCTTTTCATGGATTTCCCAACACATGCCAAACAGTGCGATTGCTGCTGTAGTGAAGTCACTGAGTACACCAAAAAGATGCCCAGTATATCTCTTTGAATGTATTTGCACAGCTGAAGGCCTGCAAGCCGAGTTGTTAAACTCCACTCTAGTGGCTGTGGCTTAAAAAAGTTTAACCAAGCTTCATAGAGATACAACCACTATGAACCCCATGCTTCCATCTGCGCAAACTACATGAACCTAACTTTAGTTACTTAAGTTTAGTTACATGAACTAAACTTAGTCTTACCACTGCCGAATTAAACATTAAAAGTGTTTTGGGTGGCTAAGCCACCAGAGTCACAAATTCTAATAATATTTCTGGAAATGAGCTGGTCTTAGCTAAGCAGCTTCCAGTTCTTGTGAAAGGCTACCCCTTTCCCAAATACATATTAAGTGTTAAAGCCTCAAAGGTTccagagaagaaatttctttcttctttgcttctcTCCAGTTTGGGCAGCAGGTGTTCTGATCTCACTTTGCCTTGGATTTTGGATATTTTGGTGTCAATCTCTCACAAAACTGTTAAAACCTTGCTGGGATGATGAGGAGAAATCCTCAGAGAATGCTGAACTTCTGTGACGTCTCTTACAAAACCCTAAGCCTTCATACCACCATTTTAGGCATCAGCCTAAGAAAGGAGATATAACTGTGGGCCTCTAATGACATGGCTACTCCTTAATGGATCTGATGTTACCTACATATCCCAAGTTTAGAAGagtaaaaatgcattttgaagGTGGTTTATTGTGgggtttgttgcttttttttctaaattaaaaaaaccaaccaaacaaacaaaaaaacaccaccaaacaaaacccaaaccttttcCTGAGCCATATATGGTGTTTTGGGCTAGCACTCAAAGACCAGGGCTTTTCAAATCACAGACATTGTGCAGTACCCTTCCAAgtctattttaattttcattatttttgtagTCTACATCTATTTAAACAATGGTGAAATAAACATTAGCTGGaatcacaaaaaataaaagactgTTATGTCTCATTGTAGCACCCCAAAAAATCTTAAAAGGAGAACTCCTTCTGCTAGTCACTGTGCAAATACCTCCCAACAATCTCCCACATGAAAAGGATGTTGAGAAGACAGAAGATGGTAAATAAGCATGATAGACAATTTGCTTGAGATCACACACCAGTTGAGTATTGGGAATAAAAGCCAGTCTCCTCATACCAAGACTTCCTCCTAGCTAGTGGACCACTTGGCTTCTCAACTACATGACCTAGCTCCTGGAATATTCAAATGCTGTTTCAGAATAATAAACCACACAGGATGCACATCTTTGGAAAAAGCAAATAACTGACACACTCAGCAAATTGAAGGAGACTGGGAATGTTCATTCACTGTGTTGAGATTACCTCCAGCAATGACAGAGTAAGAGAATAATAATGAGAACAACTGGCTTGAGTAAAATGAATACCAGCTCTTCCACTGGCTGGTAGATTTTCATTATTCACTATCTGCAGTCACACAGTCATCTCAGCTTAAGGTTTGGCAATGCTCCTTTTTTATTACTACGAAATTGTGAACCTTGATAGAAAATTCAATTGCAAAATGCACATAAATATACAATATTCCTGAAAACACAATTAGAAATTTTCAGTTTGCTGCAAGCTAATGGTCTTTGCTGTCAACCAGTCAACTCTAGATAAATATTCCCTTAGATGAATTTCTGTGGAACAATAGTGACATCCAGTGGGTAGTTAGTTTAATCACAGCCATCTACTGTCTATATCAATTCACACACAGATGTgcttgcctttttattttgcatttttctgtatCACATGGTAGAAGCATCAAATCCTTTCAGTATCAACTGTGGTGTTTGTGTATAGGAGTCATAGCCTGAATGTAATACATATGTGGAGAAAACAAGAGGATATCAATGCTAGCAAGTCTATCCAGTCACTACTGCCAGTAAAAGTCAAGGAGCATATAATAAGTAATCAAGAGAAGATTTGTAAAAATTTGTGGCCACTGATTTAGAACTTATCCCTTACAAAATACCACTTAAGTGGCTTCAagatagaaaacaaaacaaaacaaacccccacaaaacacaaaaaaaacccccaacaaatttccctcccccccaaaaaaaccaaaccaagccacaataaaacacaaaacaaacaaaacaaaacaaaacaaacctaaaaaacccaaccaccttAGACTGCAAACAACTCAACTTCCTAACAgcagaagattttaaaaaaatgtttccagtgAGATAAAGATGTTATTAAacatggaaaggaagaagggcAGTCACCACCTGGGAACAAGTTAAAGTAACAGCTTTATCTCGAAAACACACGGTGCACAAAAGAGACAAGAAGACAATGATGAAAGATCAAAATCACAAGCAATAGTAAAGCTAAACAATGGGAAACTCACCAGTGACAGGTATATGCAGTGTACCTGCTTGGGCAAAGGTTGCCTGCAGCAACTACTTTAGGCCTCAGAGCCTCTGTGCCAATGTCACTTTGAGCCATTCTTAACCGCAAGTGAATGACAGAAAGCAGTACAAGCAGAGTAAGGACAGACTTCATTTCCCTTAAGAAAATGCACAACTTTATTGCATTCAGTGTGGAATGAACTAAGTTGTATTTCTACATTTTTTTGGACTTAGGTGTGTTTAGAGGTCACCTATCAGCCCAAGATATGTAGCCTTGATATTTATTCCCAGCTAGGCTTTGTAGAATGGGTGTTGTCGCAGTGGTACAGTATAGGATTTTATGTGATTCTCTAGGTTATAACCAAACAATATCCTGACATAACAGCGAACAGAACACAGCAGGgcgaagaaaaagtaaaaattgaCTGAGTTGAACAGCTATGAACGTATCATCACAAAAGTAATATAAAGGAGTTTATTCAAGACACTCACTGTGGGATGGATATCTAGGAGGTGATGGCCAACATTTTACCTACCAGAAAAACTGCAAATCTCATTTAGAACAAGCACAAACATcataaaagtaataataataaagaagaTTTGCAAGTAATAGGCAGTATCTCTTATTTGACCAACCCATCATAGAAATCACATCTTCCTGCAATTCTTGCCTTGCCTGTATTATTAGACTGTCATGACCAAAGCATTAGCATTCCAATGTAAGAATGAGCATTGTGTactgagaagggagaaaagggcagCTAATCTCTATTTATTAACCTTTTCTTCCTAAACAGCTTAATGAAACTTACTGAAGTTATTACAgggatttttttatatttatgcaAAGAATTACAAGAATAAGGTTTTTCATTATTGAAATCAACCAAGCaacatgttttccttttttacttaGTATTTTTACTGTTTCTCACAAACATTTTCACATGGAAAAAAGTGCATGACTGGAGATGTAATCTTGAAAGAGTTCTCCAAAAAGCTCTCACCTTTGTCTTCTCAACCACTAAGACTATTCCTTTTCTGAGTTCCTGTGCAACTAAGACACTGACCACATGTCACACCTTACTCTCCTGACTGAATGTCAAACTTCTATTACTTAGGATGTTTGAATACCAGCTCCTTAACTACTGCCTATAATAACTGGTGCTGTAGAACTCACGGTCCCCATTTTACATCaggcttttatattttttttcttccttaaaggATGAAAAACTCAGAAAATGTCAAAATAACGTCATGAGATTACCAACTCTTTCCTGGTTCAGCTGTAACTCAGGGGAGAAAACATGCACAAAACATTCAAAGGTACAAAACAAGATCTCCAGTGGAAGCTGGGCATCCTAATTGCCTTTGCAATTCCACCCTTCATTGCCCTCAAGATTAAAAATAGCTGCAGATGAAAGAAACATGAAGACTGAACATGTGTTTTGCTACAGTGCAGATAATAAGCAATAATAATACATTGGTCATACTATCTCTGACCTACTGAAAATACAACCATCATAAATTAATTCCTTATTCCAAAATACAGACTTTATAATGTATTTTCTAACATACACATTAGTTCTTGCTCaccttgttttggttttggggggtgaTTTTGTGtggattgttttttaaaaacacatgcATAAGTGTCTATTTGGCTTATGGTAAGTTGTGCAAGAGCCACAAATGATGAAAGTACTAAAAAAGGAAATGCAGTTTACAAAATGCAAACTAGAGTCAAACAGCAAAACACtttagtctttctcttcagtactGTTTTGTTActaatttttctgtttcctatAGATTATCCTTtctaatttaaaacaaactaaaaaaagcCACTAGTGGGGATTTAAACACCTAAATCCCACCCACTTCTTGCAATAGTTGAGATCTTAGTCTTTGTGACAGAACATtatctcctctccccttcttttcAGACTTTGAACAATAACATTTGTAAGGTCTACAAAATACTCTGATCAACACTATGAAGCTAGTTGAGAAAATTATGTTCCTGGAGACTTTTACAAGTTTTCttgcaagaggaaaaaagtagTTGTAGCTCAATGACATGCACGTGGTGGCAGATATTTCTTATTGAGTGGGATGCATACTGAAAGGAGATTTATACTGGGAAATTGTCTTCTGACCAAACAGACTGCCACTGATTCCTGGCAGACAGTTGAAATAAACTGATGGCAGAAAAACAATTACCCATGGTTTAGTTTAAAACACAGCTACAGATTTTGAAGTATGTTTTTCAACCAGATAAGTTTATTACCCACATTACTTACTAATAACAATCACAGTGATCTTATACAAAAATATTTAGCCCAAGTCTGAGATAAGGatcatcttttccttttctaaaaaaGGACTATCACAGTCATTCAGCAGACCAGAGTTTTGTTAGCAGTGCACTATTACTTGTAATGTAACATTTTCACATCACATTTTAGCCCTCCAGCCATCTGTAATACGAGTCATATCCCCAGGACAGTGCAGGCTTCATTGTACACTGCTTCCTACCAGCCAGCTTCTCCTCAATCCCACTGCCTAGAGTACATAAGCATTGCACGCAACAGCAATTCCCACTCCCAAAATGAATTGCATGTGATGCTACACCTATGACTTACTGTATCATATCCACCTTCCAACAAAGACAACAGACAGGGAGGGAAATCCTTCACTGGGAACTTTTCCTAAGGCTAACTGTATCTATCATAAACAGTCTCTGTACTTTTGGGACTAAATGTTTAGTTT encodes:
- the LRRTM3 gene encoding leucine-rich repeat transmembrane neuronal protein 3, coding for MTDVWGDNFSKLFLFPGFNVIRLLSGSAVALVIAPTVLLTMLSSAERGCPKGCRCEGKMVYCESQKLQEIPSSISAGCLGLSLRYNSLQKLKYNQFKGLNQLTWLYLDHNHISNIDENAFSGIRRLKELILSSNRISYFLNNTFRPVTNLRNLDLSYNQLQSLGSEQFRGLRKLLSLHLRSNSLRTIPVRIFQDCRNLELLDLGYNRIRSLARNVFAGMIRLKELHLEHNQFSKLNLALFPRLVSLQNLYLQWNKISVIGQTMSWTWSSLQRLDLSGNEIEAFSGPSVFQCVPNLQRLNLDSNKLTFIGQEILDSWISLNDISLAGNIWECSRNICSLVNWLKSFKGLRENTIICASPKELQGVNVIDAVKNYSICGKSTTERFELARALPKPTFKPKLTRPKHDSKPPLPPTIGATESSSEPEHDTEHISFHKIIAGSVALFLSVLVILLVIYVSWKRYPASMKQLQQRSLMRRQRKKKRQSLKQMTPSTQEFYVDYKPTNTETSEMLLNGTGPCTYNKSGSRECEIPLSMNVSTFLAYDQPTISYCGVHHELLAHKPYDSNNQEETMETHLETDLDLSTITTAARIKEHSQHLA